The sequence CCAAGTCGGGCTTATGCTCCCGCCAAAAAGAAGGAGGAGAAATGTCGCACCATTCGCATCGCTCGGGATATTCCGAACTGACCGACCGGCTGAACCGCTGCCCGCAGGGAGCTCCCCCCTCCGAATCGCTGCACAAAATCCTGAAAATCCTCTTTTCCGAGCGCGAGGCCGAGCTCATTGCCATCCTGCCCATCAAACCGTTCACGGTCGAAAAGGCGGCCGAGGTCTGGAAGATGGACCCGGTCAAGACCAGGAACATCCTCGAAGATCTGGCCGGACGGGCCATGCTCGTGGACATCGAAGGCGAGGACGGGCAGACGACCTATGTCCTGCCCCCGCCCATGGCCGGTTTCTTCGAATTTTCCATGATGCGCACGCGCGGCGACATCGACCAGAAAGCCCTGGGCGAACTCTTCTACCAGTACCTGAACGTGGAGGAGGATTTCATCAAGGCCCTCTTCGTCGACGGCGAGACGCAGCTCGGCCGCGTCTTCGTACAGGAGCCCATGCTCCCGGCCGGGAGCGCCGTGCACGTCCTCGACTACGAGCGGGCCACCGAGGTCATCCGCACCGCCAGCCACCTGGCCATCAGCACCTGCTACTGCCGCCACAAGATGCAGCACATGGGCCGGGACTGCGATGCGCCCAAAGACATCTGCATGACCTTCAACACCTCGGCGGCATCCCTCTCGCGCCACGGTCATGCCCGGCCCGTGGACACTGCCGAGTGCCTGGATCTGCTGGACCTGGCCCAGGAGCACGGACTGGTGCAGTTCGGGGAAAACGTGCGCGAGCGCGTCAACTTCATCTGCAACTGCTGCGGCTGCTGCTGCGAGGCCATGATCGCGGCCCGCAAGTTCGGCAATCTCCACCCCGTGCACACCACCAACTTTCTGCCCGTGGTGGACGAGGATCTGTGCAACGGCTGCGGCAAATGCGCGAGCGCCTGCCCGGTGGAGGCCATGAGCATCGTGTCCGCCAACGACCCTCGCCAGCCCAAACGCAAAAAGGCCCGCGTGGACGAAAACATCTGCCTGGGCTGCGGAGTCTGCGTGCGGGCCTGCCCGGAAAAGACGCTGTCCCTCAAATCCCGTGAAAAGCGGGTCATCACCCCGCTCAACTCCGTGCACCGCACCGTGGTCATGGCCCTGGAGCGCGGCAAGCTGCAGGACCTCATCTTCGACAACCGCGTGCTCTGGAACCACCGCGCCCTGGCAGCGGTGTTGGGCGTGATCCTGAAGCTTCCGCCCGTGAAGCAGGTCATGGCCACGACGCAGGTCAAGTCGCGGTTCATGGAGTATCTGGTGAGAAAGTTCCCGGTCTGAGCAGCGGGGAGGCGCGTCACAGCACTCCGAGCACCAGATACACGCAAAGCATCACGCCCATGAAACCGACCACCGCGTTTATGCCCATGGCCGCCTTGGTGTTATAGCCGAGAGGGATGTCCATCTCGTGCAGCGTGGCCAGAAAATGGCGATGCTGCAGCACCGAGTAGACCTCGACAAAGGCGCCAAGCAGGATGAAGCCGATGCCGCCGATGAAGGACAGATGACGCTGGGCTCCGAGCCCGCCCTGCACGCCCAAAAGCTGCATGTAGAGGCCGAAACGCTCCACCACGAAGCCGAAAGCCATCAGGGAAATGCCTGTCCTGTTCCAAGAGAAGAGAGTCCGTTCCGCGGCGAAAAGAACGCGGGGGTCTGTCTGGCCGATCATTATGCCTCCGTGTGAGAACAAAAAAAAGCAAGGAAAGGCCGCTACATGGCCCCGCGCCCCAGGTTCACGCCCGTGGCCTCGGCCGCGCGGATGAGCTGATGATCCACCGGCACGGTGCGGCACAGCCCGGCCAGCTCCGAGAGAGGCACGAGCACGATGTCCGGGGTTTTGAGGGCCACCATGGTCCCAAAATCCCCGCGTGCCGCAGCATCCACGGCCGCCGCGCCCAGCCGCGTGCCCAGCACCCGGTCAAAGGCCGTGGGCGATCCGCCGCGCTGGATATGGCCAAGCACAGTGGTGCGCACTTCCAGCGGAATCCGTTCCCTGATCCGGCAGGCCAGATGAAAGCCGACGCCGCCCAGTTGCTCCACGCCCTGCAGCCGCGTCGTGGCCGTGCTCTGGGTGATGCGCTCCCCGCCCTCCTCCCTGGCCCCTTCCGCCACCATGATGATGCTGAACGGACTCTTGCCGCGGATGCGGTGCTGGATCTTGGCCACCACGTTATCGAGGTTGTAGGGAATCTCGGGGATGAGGATGATATGCGCGCCCCCGGCCAGCCCCGCCTCCAGGGCGATCCACCCGGCGTTGCGGCCCATGACCTCAAGGATCATGACCCGGTCGTGACTGCGACCGGTCGTGTGCAGACGGTCCATGGCGTCACAGGCCACCTGCACGGCGGTCTGGAAACCGAAGGTATAGTCCGTGCCTTCGAGGTCATTATCGATGGTTTTGGGGATGCCGACCACGGGCATGCCCATCTGCTGAAATTTGTGCGCCAGCTCCAGGGTGCCTTCACCGCCGACCACGAAGAGGCAATCCAGCCCCTGCGACGTGAACGTATCCATGGCCTGCGCGGAAAGGTCGCGGACCGTGATATGCCCGTCTTCGTCGAACTCGCGGTAGGCGAAGGGGTTGCCCTTGTTGGTGGTGCCGAGGATCGTCCCGCCCAGGGTCAGAATGTCCTTGGTGTTGCCGGTGGTCAGCCGCATGGTCCGGCCGAAGATGAGTCCGTCGAAACCGTTCTCAAGCCCCAGCACTTCAGCTCCGTACTGTATGATCGCCGTCCGGGTCACGGCCCTGATCACGGCGTTGAGGCCGGAGCAATCACCGCCGCCGGTCAGAATTCCAACACGCTGCAAACCCATAATTCCTCCTGGAAGATGCGGTGATCACATGACATTTGTTCCGACATCGGGCCCCGCCGCGCGTCCATCCCCAGGGTCAGAACCACGAGGCGGGCCATGACGAGCGTGAAAGAGGACGCAACTCATTTCATGCCACTGCATCCGCATCCGCTTCTGCGTTGCATATCGTTAAAAGATGCCGGCCCGGCGGCGGGTCTGCTCGAACCTGCTGATCATCTTTGGAACCGAAGGCGAAGAGCGGAAAAACTCCCGGCGATCACGCCCCTCCGCACCAGAGACAGCAGGTGTTCTTACCTGAACATTTCGAATCATAGAGCGCGATATCCGCTTTCTTGAACAGCGACCCGAAATCCTCATCGTCCGAAGAAGTCACTGCGATGCCGATGCTTACCGAAAGATCCTGGTGTATGGATAATTTTTCAAGTTCCGAGATGATGACCCTGGCGCAACGGTGTGCCGTTTCCAGCATCTGTTCTTTGGCGTGCCGAGTCCCGGGAAAGAGGACGGCGAATTCATCGCCCCCTAAACGAAAAATGTTCTCCGGGTCAAAATTATCCCGCAGTATGTGTGCAAACGCGACAAGTATCCTGTCCCCTTCATCATGGCCGTACTGATCGTTGATCTGTTTGAAATTATCGAGGTCGGCCAGCAGCAACGCCGTTCCGGACATGCACGGGGTATCCCGCAAAAAATCATGCAGTTTACGGCGGTTGTTCAGCTTGGTCAGATAGTCCGTATTGGCGTCGAAGATGAGTTGGTGCTTCTGATAGTACTCTTTTGTAACATCGAGAAACAAATAGATATATCCGGCGAATTCGCTGAATACATCAAGCAGCTTTTCCTGTTGTATTTTGAAAACACGCTCACTGGCGAGAAGAAAAACCCCATCCCTGGAATCCTCGATCAACCGTTGTTCCGATGAACAGTCATCCGCAAAGGCTTTGAGCAGCCCATCAAATTTTTTCCCAAGCAATCCCTTCGACTGGGCGGAAAACAAAGCGAGGGATTTCTGGTTCCCCCCCGTGACGTGCTGATCCTTGTCGGTGGCAATCACGCCGAAGGGCAAACTCTCGAAAAGGATGTTCATTTCTATCTGAAGATTCTGCAGGTCCGTGACATCGCGCGCGACCCCTACCGTGCCGAGCACATCCCCGTTGCGGTCGAACAGAGGCGACTTGTACGTCTTGAATTTACGCATGGAGTCTTTGATCTTGACCATCTCGTCGAAAAGGCAGTTCTTCTTTTCCCGAAGAACTATTTCCTCCGACTCAAGGCAGACATATTCCCCTTTGGCATATTCATCAGGTTCGATGTCCCATATATAATAATGACCACGGCCTTGAACATCCGCCTTCGTTTTGCCGACCGCTTCACAGAAGCTCTTGTTCACCCGCAAATGAGCTCCACGGGCATCCTTGAACCATATCAGATCAGGCAGGCTGTCAATGAGCGTATCGAGATATTTTTCCGTCAGACAGGAATCTTCATTCTTTTTTATGCGTGAAACAATCTTGCCAAACAGAAATGCAATTTTTTCAGCATCCAACGGCCCTGTCCACAATTCATCGAAATACTTGTAATTCTCTGAACAGACTCTAAAATCTTGAAAATTTGAACACACAACGAAAATTGATTCGCTTTTTTTCGCGTCATATATTTTACGAATCATTTGTGAGCTGAATGCAGTATTCAAAATGATTATTGAAAAATCTCTTAATACTTCGAAATCAACTACTTCAGATGTGAATATCTCATACTCAAGATTTGGAAGCGGATCCACACTCTTCAGTACGCCGGAAATAATAAAATCATCTGCAAATATGCATACTTTCACGAGTCTGTGGTACATAGAATAATTTCCCTCAACACACAGTAATGTCCAGATCGAAGATGATTCCCCGGCCTTCCGCGCATTGAAAATCCTGTATCCCGCCGAATACGTTTCGCGCTTTGTTGAAAGCGAGATTCAGCCTGAGTTCTGTTCCGCAACGCCCATGCGCTTGGGTGGAAAAAGGGATTGAAAACCCTTTTGCGCAGAATCGGCAATGTCCATCCCAACCAGCGTGAAGGTGACGAGAAGGGCGGCCCGGCAGACGATGGATCAACGGAATTTCAGGACGGTGCGTCAACTCCCTGCACGGGAGCAAAGCCACGTGGGGAGCTTTGACTCAGTACACCCACTGAGTCAAAGCTCATAAATGCCAAAAAAATGGAATATTCAAGAACTAGTAAAAATCATTACTATTTTTATAATCACTTAAAAAGGCGCCTGATCTTTAGCAGCCAGAACCGCCCTGCGCAAAACATAAAGAAAGAGCCCGCCGGAGTCACCGACAGGCTTTTTCTTCTGGATCATGATGCGACGGAGCGTTCTTTGGCTCTCAACCCTCGGACGTGGTCGGGTCGATGATGGTCTTGACTTCGCTCACGCTGTTGGCCGGGAAGCCGCCCTTGGTGGCGTGCTCGCGCACCGCCGCTTCGCTTGGGGCGATGTATACGCAATAAATCTTGTCCGACGTCACGAAACTCTCCACCCACTGGATGGACGGCCCCATTTCCTTAAGCACGCCGCAGGAATGCTGGGCGATGCCCTGCAGGGTTTCGGCGGTCATGTTACCCGCGCCGGGGATCTCGCGTTCAATGATGTACTTCGGCATACAGTCTCCTCTCGGGTTAAAAGTCCATGCTGCATGGATGGCTCCCTGAAAAAAAGCCCCCTTCGGGCCATACAAAAATGCGGCCAAAAGTACGTTTGATCCGAAAATCGGCCCACCGCCTGCCTATCCGGCCTGTGCACCTCGCCATGGGAAGTTCAAAGATGCGCATTTGGGCTCCGGTCTGTATCCATAACGACCAGCTTCCGCGCCCTCGACTGTGTCAAAAAGAGCCAAATATAAAATCGCAGCCCCTCTTCTTCAAATGGATCACGTTTTTTTGCAGTTTCATCATTCCAGAGCCTGATCCAGATCCGCCAGGATATCGTCGATGTGTTCGATGCCCACGGAAAACCGGACCAGATCCGGGGTGATGCCCCCTGCCGTCTGCTCCTCTTCCGAGAGCTGGGAATGGGTGGTGCTGGCCGGGTGGATGGCCAGGCTCTTGGCGTCGCCGACATTGGCCAGATGCGAGATCAGGCGCAGGCGATTGATAAAATCCCGTCCGGCCTCAAGACCTCCCTTGACCCCGAAAACGACCATGCCGCCGAAGCCGCGCGGGAACATGGTCCGGGCCAGATCGTAGGACGGGTCGCCCGGAAGGCCGGGATAGCGCACCCAGGACACCTTGGGGTGTCCGGCCAGAAATTCCGCCGCCTGCAGGGCGTTCTCGCTGTGCCGCTCCATGCGCAGGGCCAGGGTTTCAAGCCCCTGCAGGAAGATCCAGCAGTTGTCGGGCGAAAGGCACGCGCCGAGGTTGCGCAAGGGGACCAGACGCATGCGCATGATGAAGGCCAGCGGGCTAAGCTCGCCCAGGTCATGGGCGTAGCGCAGGCCGTGGTAGGACGGGTCGGGCTCGTTGTAGAGGGCGAATTTGGGGTCGGTCCAGTCGAAGGTTCCGCCGTCGATGACCGCCCCGCCGATGGCCGTGCCGTGCCCGCCGATCCATTTGGTCAGCGAATGCACGACGATGTCCGCCCCGTATTCCAGCGGCCGGAACAGATAGGGCGTGGTGAAGGTCGCGTCCACCACCAGGGGCAGGTTATGCTCATGGGCGATGAGGGACAGGGCTTCGATGTTGGCCACATCGAGGGCCGGGTTGCCGATGACCTCGGTGTAGATGAGCCGGGTGCGCTCGTTTATGGCCGCGTGCACGGCATCCGCATTGTGGATGTCCACGAAGCGGGTGGTGATCCCGGCATCAGGCAGGATGGCGGCGAACATGGTATGCGTGCCGCCGTAAAGGGTGCTGGACGAGACCAGCTCGTCACCCTGGCGGCAGATGTTGATGACCGTGTAATGAATGGCCGCCGTCCCAGAGGCCAGGGCCAGGGCGGCCTTGCCGCCTTCGAGCTGGGCCAGGCGCGTCTCCAGCGCCTCCTGGGTCGGCCCGCCCAGGCGGGTGTAGATGTTGCCCAGCTGGCGCAGGGCAAAGAGGTCGGCGACGTGGTCCGCATCCTTGAACAGGTAGGCCGAGGTGCGATGCACCGGAACGGCGCGGGAGCCCGTGGCGTCGGGAGCATAGCCGCCGTGCAGGGCCTTGGTTTCAAATCGTTGCATGGTTCCTCCTGTCCGGAATCTGCCGGACTGCGCGTCCGTCAGAAGACTTTTTGACGTTGAAATATATCTCCCCGAGACCGTTCATAAGCCGTTCTGGCAAGGCGCGCTTGTGCCCAGCATGGGTAAACCGATTTTGGCGGGCGCGGTGTAGCCGACTACATAAGCCCGCCAAAAACGGGGAGCAACGCAGTCCAGAACGGATTTTTCAACGGTCCCGTATCATGAAGATTCCGTACGAGGCGAGCAGATTGGGCCAGAACCGGACCTCGCGCATGCTCCCGTCGCCGGACGGATTCACGGCCAGGGAGCGGATGATGGAAAAGGGCACGGCCCGCGAATAGGCCCGGAAATCCTCCAGGCTCAGCACCCTGATGTTGGGCGTGTTATACCATTGGTAGGGCAGCTCCGGCGTGACCGGCACATGCCCGGAAAAAGCCATCTGCAACCGGATGGGCAGACAGCAGAAATTGGGAAAACTGACGATGCCCCGGCGACCGACCCGAAGCATCTGCTGCAGCAGGGCGGTGGGCTCGTAGGCCTGTTGCAGGGTCTGGGACACGACCACGTAGTCGAAAGCCTTGTCCGGAAAACCCGGCAGCTCCGTGTTGATGTCCCCGTGGATGACCGACAGGCCCTGGGCTATGCAGGACACGACCTCGTCCTCGTCGTGCTCGATGCCAAGACCGTTCACTTGCCTTGTGTCGCGCAGAAAGCGCAAGAGCTTGCCGTCGGCGCAGCCAAGGTCCAGCACCCGGCTGCCCGGCTCGATCCAGGAAGCCACCACGCGCAGGTCGAAACGCAGCTCGTGCCCGTCCATGGCGCAATGCTCAGCAGCCATGCAGCCCTCCCAGAAATCCCCGGATCACGGTTTCCAGGCGCTCGTCCGGCAGCAGGAAGGCGTCGTGACCCCAGGGGGCGGTGATTTCGCAAAAGCTCACGTCCCGGCCCAACGTCTTGAGCACGTCCACGACCTGCCGGGACTGGTAGGTCGGGTAGAGCCAGTCCGAAGTGAAGGACACCAGCTGAAAACGCGCCCCGGTCCCGGCCAGGGCGCGCCGGGCCGGGCTGTCCGGGTTGCCCAGGTCCAGGTCGAAATAGTCGGCGGCCTTGGTCACGTAGAGAAAGGCGTTGGCGTCGAAGCGCTCCACGAATTTCCTGCCCTGATGGTGCAGGTAGCTCTCGACCTGGAAATCGCCCTCGAAATTGAAGGCAAACGCCCCGCTGCGCAACTCGCGGCCGAACTTCACGTGCATGGACTCGTCGGAAAGATAGGTGATATGCCCGATCATGCGGGCCACGGCCAAACCCAGGTCCGGGCGCACGCCGTCGTAATAGTCCCCGTTCTTCCAGTTGGGGTCGCTCATGATGGACTGCCGGGCGACCTCGTTGAAGGCGATGGCCTGCGGGGAATGGCGGCTGGTGGTGGCCAGGGCCAGGATGCCGTCCATCATGTCCGGATAGCTTGCGGCCCATTGCAGGGTCTGCATCCCGCCCAAAGAGCCGCCGGTCACGGCCAGCAGGCGCTCGACGCCAAGGTGGCGAACCAGCTCGCGCTGGGCGCGGACCATGTCGGGGATGGTCACGATGGGAAAATCAAGGCCCCAGTAACGCCCCGTGGCAGGATTGATGGACGACGGCCCGCAGGAGCCCATGCAACTGCCGATGACGTTGGAGCAGATCACGAAATAGCGGTCCGTGTCGATGGGCTTGCCCGGGCCCACGTAATGCTCCCACCAGCCGGGCTTGTCGTCGCCGTCGTGGTATCCGGCCACGTGGGCGTCGCCGGTCAGGGCGTGGCAGATGAGCACGGCGTTGGAGCGCTCGGCGTTCAGCTCGCCGTAGGTCTCGTAGGCCAGGGAAACGGGCCCGAGCCCCACTCCGCTGTCCAGAACCATGGAATGCGGGGGATGGGCGAAGGTGAAGGACTGGGTGCGGACAATGCCGACAGAGGGCTGGGTCATCGAATTCTCCATGATTGAAACGACAATTCAAGCGTCTATGAAGCTCCGGCCCCCAGGTCAAGGTCCGCGCTTGAGCTCTGGCCCTCCCG is a genomic window of Desulfomicrobium baculatum DSM 4028 containing:
- a CDS encoding 4Fe-4S dicluster domain-containing protein; the encoded protein is MSHHSHRSGYSELTDRLNRCPQGAPPSESLHKILKILFSEREAELIAILPIKPFTVEKAAEVWKMDPVKTRNILEDLAGRAMLVDIEGEDGQTTYVLPPPMAGFFEFSMMRTRGDIDQKALGELFYQYLNVEEDFIKALFVDGETQLGRVFVQEPMLPAGSAVHVLDYERATEVIRTASHLAISTCYCRHKMQHMGRDCDAPKDICMTFNTSAASLSRHGHARPVDTAECLDLLDLAQEHGLVQFGENVRERVNFICNCCGCCCEAMIAARKFGNLHPVHTTNFLPVVDEDLCNGCGKCASACPVEAMSIVSANDPRQPKRKKARVDENICLGCGVCVRACPEKTLSLKSREKRVITPLNSVHRTVVMALERGKLQDLIFDNRVLWNHRALAAVLGVILKLPPVKQVMATTQVKSRFMEYLVRKFPV
- a CDS encoding YidH family protein gives rise to the protein MIGQTDPRVLFAAERTLFSWNRTGISLMAFGFVVERFGLYMQLLGVQGGLGAQRHLSFIGGIGFILLGAFVEVYSVLQHRHFLATLHEMDIPLGYNTKAAMGINAVVGFMGVMLCVYLVLGVL
- a CDS encoding 6-phosphofructokinase; this encodes MGLQRVGILTGGGDCSGLNAVIRAVTRTAIIQYGAEVLGLENGFDGLIFGRTMRLTTGNTKDILTLGGTILGTTNKGNPFAYREFDEDGHITVRDLSAQAMDTFTSQGLDCLFVVGGEGTLELAHKFQQMGMPVVGIPKTIDNDLEGTDYTFGFQTAVQVACDAMDRLHTTGRSHDRVMILEVMGRNAGWIALEAGLAGGAHIILIPEIPYNLDNVVAKIQHRIRGKSPFSIIMVAEGAREEGGERITQSTATTRLQGVEQLGGVGFHLACRIRERIPLEVRTTVLGHIQRGGSPTAFDRVLGTRLGAAAVDAAARGDFGTMVALKTPDIVLVPLSELAGLCRTVPVDHQLIRAAEATGVNLGRGAM
- a CDS encoding sensor domain-containing diguanylate cyclase, encoding MYHRLVKVCIFADDFIISGVLKSVDPLPNLEYEIFTSEVVDFEVLRDFSIIILNTAFSSQMIRKIYDAKKSESIFVVCSNFQDFRVCSENYKYFDELWTGPLDAEKIAFLFGKIVSRIKKNEDSCLTEKYLDTLIDSLPDLIWFKDARGAHLRVNKSFCEAVGKTKADVQGRGHYYIWDIEPDEYAKGEYVCLESEEIVLREKKNCLFDEMVKIKDSMRKFKTYKSPLFDRNGDVLGTVGVARDVTDLQNLQIEMNILFESLPFGVIATDKDQHVTGGNQKSLALFSAQSKGLLGKKFDGLLKAFADDCSSEQRLIEDSRDGVFLLASERVFKIQQEKLLDVFSEFAGYIYLFLDVTKEYYQKHQLIFDANTDYLTKLNNRRKLHDFLRDTPCMSGTALLLADLDNFKQINDQYGHDEGDRILVAFAHILRDNFDPENIFRLGGDEFAVLFPGTRHAKEQMLETAHRCARVIISELEKLSIHQDLSVSIGIAVTSSDDEDFGSLFKKADIALYDSKCSGKNTCCLWCGGA
- a CDS encoding DUF4242 domain-containing protein, which codes for MPKYIIEREIPGAGNMTAETLQGIAQHSCGVLKEMGPSIQWVESFVTSDKIYCVYIAPSEAAVREHATKGGFPANSVSEVKTIIDPTTSEG
- a CDS encoding O-acetylhomoserine aminocarboxypropyltransferase/cysteine synthase family protein yields the protein MQRFETKALHGGYAPDATGSRAVPVHRTSAYLFKDADHVADLFALRQLGNIYTRLGGPTQEALETRLAQLEGGKAALALASGTAAIHYTVINICRQGDELVSSSTLYGGTHTMFAAILPDAGITTRFVDIHNADAVHAAINERTRLIYTEVIGNPALDVANIEALSLIAHEHNLPLVVDATFTTPYLFRPLEYGADIVVHSLTKWIGGHGTAIGGAVIDGGTFDWTDPKFALYNEPDPSYHGLRYAHDLGELSPLAFIMRMRLVPLRNLGACLSPDNCWIFLQGLETLALRMERHSENALQAAEFLAGHPKVSWVRYPGLPGDPSYDLARTMFPRGFGGMVVFGVKGGLEAGRDFINRLRLISHLANVGDAKSLAIHPASTTHSQLSEEEQTAGGITPDLVRFSVGIEHIDDILADLDQALE
- the metW gene encoding methionine biosynthesis protein MetW, with protein sequence MAAEHCAMDGHELRFDLRVVASWIEPGSRVLDLGCADGKLLRFLRDTRQVNGLGIEHDEDEVVSCIAQGLSVIHGDINTELPGFPDKAFDYVVVSQTLQQAYEPTALLQQMLRVGRRGIVSFPNFCCLPIRLQMAFSGHVPVTPELPYQWYNTPNIRVLSLEDFRAYSRAVPFSIIRSLAVNPSGDGSMREVRFWPNLLASYGIFMIRDR
- the metX gene encoding homoserine O-acetyltransferase MetX, translated to MTQPSVGIVRTQSFTFAHPPHSMVLDSGVGLGPVSLAYETYGELNAERSNAVLICHALTGDAHVAGYHDGDDKPGWWEHYVGPGKPIDTDRYFVICSNVIGSCMGSCGPSSINPATGRYWGLDFPIVTIPDMVRAQRELVRHLGVERLLAVTGGSLGGMQTLQWAASYPDMMDGILALATTSRHSPQAIAFNEVARQSIMSDPNWKNGDYYDGVRPDLGLAVARMIGHITYLSDESMHVKFGRELRSGAFAFNFEGDFQVESYLHHQGRKFVERFDANAFLYVTKAADYFDLDLGNPDSPARRALAGTGARFQLVSFTSDWLYPTYQSRQVVDVLKTLGRDVSFCEITAPWGHDAFLLPDERLETVIRGFLGGLHGC